Below is a genomic region from Prolixibacteraceae bacterium.
AACAGCTCGTGAGGCGATCAAGACGATGTCTGATTTAATGAATAAATACGGTTATTACAGTTCTGGAGAGTCATTCTCTATCTCTGATGGTAATGAAGTATGGATCATGGAAGTTATCGGTAAAGGTGAAGGCGAAAAAGGAGCTGTATGGGTTGCTCGTCGTGTTCCTGATGGATATGTTTCGGGACATGCAAACCAAGCACGTATCACTACTTTCCCTCTTAACGATCCTGACAACTGTTTATATTCGGACGATGTAATCTCTTTTGCTAGAGAAAAAGGATTCTTTAAAGGGAAAAACAAAGACTTTAGTTTTTCTGATGTATATGCACCAGTAGACTTTGGTGCTGCTCGTTTCTGTGATGCACGTGTGTGGGCTGCATTCAATCGTATCGCTCCTGATATGAAACAATATGAGCAATATGCTCTTGGCAAAGTGAAGTACGACAAGAAAGGTTATGCAACCAACCGTTTTCCTCTTTGGGTTAAACCAACCAACAAACTGTCTGCTAAAGACGTAATGGATCTAATGAGAGACCACTACGAAGGAACAGCATTAGATATGACACAAGATGTAGGAGCTGGCCCATATAAATTACCTTATCGTTGGAGAGGTCTTACATGGGAAGTGGATTCAGTGAAGTACTGTAATGAACGTGCCACTTCTACACAACAAACAGCCTTCTCTTTCGTAGGTCAATCTCGTGCAGATATGCCAGCTGCAATTGGTGGGGTACTATGGTTTGGAATGGATGACACATACTCTACTTGTTACACGCCTATCTACTGTAACATCGAAGAAGTTCCTGAATGTTTCAAAATCGGTAACGGCGACCTTCTTACATGGTCATCTACTTCTGCTTTTTGGGTATTTAATAGCGTTACAAATTTCTGTTACTCTCGCTACAGTGATATGATTGTTGATCTTAAGAAAGTACAAGATCGCATTGAGCTTGAGTCTACTGCTTTAGCTCCTGCTGTTGAAACTGCTGCTACAGCACTATGGAATGCAGGAAACAAAGAGCTTGCAAAGAAATATCTTTCTGACTACTCTATCATGAGAGCCGAGAAAATGACAAACGAATGGAGAGAACTTGGACACTACCTTATGATCAAATATCTTGATGGTAATGTGAAAAAAGAGAAAGATGGTAAATTCTTGAGAACCAAGGATAATATGCCAGCTTCGCCAAACCATCCAGGTTATCCTGCTTCTTACTATCGTCGTGTAGTGAAAGAGACAGGCGATCATTTTAAAGTGATTAAGTAGTACCAGCGAAAAAAAGCGTTTAATGGTTGCTCTATTTACAAAAACATTGTAAATTTGCGCCCAAATGGTGTAATCTCTGACAAGATAATTTGTGAATATTGCACTATAACACATTAAAAAATACTGTAATGGATTTAATGAAGGTTGCGTTAGACGCGATTAAAGCTGAAGGTAAAGAGCAAGAGTTGTCTTTTGGTGCTGGTGATACTGTAACTATCAACTACCGTATTGTAGAGGGTAGTAAAGAGCGTATCCAGAAGTTCCGTGGGGTTGTTATCCAAGTTAAAGGACAATCTGGACAAGAGATGTTTACTGTTCGTAAAATGTCTGGTAATGTTGGTGTTGAGCGTATCTTCCCAATCAATTCACCTTTCATTGACGAGATCGAAGTTAACCGTCGTGGTAAAGTACGTCGTGCTCGTATCTACTATTTCCGTAATCTTACTGGTAAGAAAGCGAAAATCAAAGAGAGAAAATTTTAATTTTATCTCTATACAAAATAAAAAGGGGCAACACACTGTGTTTGCCCCTTTTTTGTAATGTTTTGCCCTGATAGAGCATCTGCACATTATCTAAAGATAATATCAAATCAAGCTCTTCTGATATTCACATATAATATCTTTAACCTGTTTGACCGAAACCCTTCCATACACTTTATCTCCAACCATCACTATCGGAGCTAAGCCGCATGCACCCACGCAGCGTAGACAACTTAAAGAAAAATTGCCATCTTGTGTGGTCTCACCTACATCAATACGTAATTGTCGTTTAAACTCATCTACCAACTTCTCTGCGCCCCTCACATAACATGCCGTTCCCATACATATAGAGATCGGATGTTTTCCTTGAGGGATCATCGAAAAGAAAGAGTAGAAGCTCACCACACCATACACCTTTGCCACCGACATTTGAAGTTTCTGCGCAATTATCTCTTGAACCTCTGCTGGTAGATATCCCAATTTATGTTGACAGCGATGAAGTATATTGATCAACTCATCTTCTCTATATTGAAAATCTGAACAAGCTTCTTCTACCGTCTCTATCGCAAAAGAGGATAATTTTATTGTTTTCATATTCTCTTGTTTTAGGTCGTTACTATTACATTTCGCTATCATCAATAGTTATCTGTGATGATCTATCAAAATAACTCGTATGAAGTAAATGCTCCGCTTTTTCACTCAGAGGATGTCCCAAGAACTCTTCATACACCTTCATCACCGATGCATTCTCATGAGACTTCCTAATCTTCATCTGCTTATCTTCACTATAGATGGCCTTTTGTCTCTCCAGCAAGATCGATGTTTTATTATGATGGAACGGTTGTCCTCCACCTCCAATACATCCTCCTGGACAAGACATAATCTCAATAGCGTGATAATGACAACGACCCTCTTGAATCTCTTCTAATAGCTTTCTAGCGTGACCTAAACCGTGGGCAATACCAATCTTAATAGGCAACCCATCAAAATCTACTGTTGCACTACGTATCGCATCCATTCCTCGTAATGATTCAAAGTCAATATTCTCCAACTTTTTACCTGTCTGCAACTCATAGGCTGTACGTGTTGCAGCTTCAATCACTCCACCGGTAGTTCCAAATATCAATCCCGCACCAGTAGATTCTCCTAGAGGTTGATCAAACTCTGATGGTTCTAACTGTTTAAAATCAATATTTGAGATCTTAATCAATCGAGCCAACTCACGTGTCGTAATGGAGAAGTTAACATCTGGATCTCCATCCACCTTAAACTCATCTCTTTCACACTCATATTTCTTTGCCACACAAGGCATAATAGAGACCACAATCAACTTTTCTCTTGGAACACCAATCTTCTCAGCAAAGTAACTCTTTGCAATCGCACCGAAGATCTGTTGAGGGGAACGGGTGGTCGATGGAATCTCCTTCATATCAGGGAAATTCTGCTCAATAAATCGAACCCAGGCAGGACAACATGATGTCAAGATAGGAAGCTTAACTGTTTTATCACCTTCAAGATGTCGTGTTAATCGTTCCAATAACTCTGCCGACTCCTCCATAATGGTCATATCAGCAGCAAAATCAGTATCAAACACATAATCAAATCCTAGGTTCTTCAACGCTGTAACCATCTGTCCAGTCACACTTGTACCCACAGGATAACCAAAAGACTCTCCTAGTGCTGCTCTAACTGCTGGAGCTGTCTGTGCAATCACAGTATATTCCGGGTTGGCCAAGGCCTGTATAACATCTTTAGAATAGTCCGCTTCCGATAATGCTCCCGTAGGACAAACAGCCACACATTGACCACAGAAAGTACATGACGATTCATTCAAATCCATATGAAATGCAGGACTTACTACCGCCTCAAAACCTCTCTCTACTGCCGATAGGGCATGTACCGTCTGAAAATCACTACACATGGTAATACAACGTCTACACAGAATACATTTATCCATATCACGGATAATCGCTTTCGAGAAATCTTCTCTATAGGTCGATTTCTCTCCCTCAAAGTGAATCTCACGAATACCAAGATCTTGTGCCATCGTCTGCAATTCACACTGTCCCGATTTCGCACAGGTGAGACACTCATATGGGTGATCCGAGATAATAAGCTCCAAAATATTTCTACGCGCATGAATCACACGAATGGTATTGGTCTTTACCTCCATACCATCCAAACACTTGGTGGCACAGGCAGGCGACAAATTACGCTTACCTTTTACTTCTACCGAGCATATACGACATCCCCCTGGTCGGTTCTCAATATTGATATCGTCCATCTTCATGTGGCACAATGCAGGGATATGGATACCCACCTTCTGGGCTGCCTCCAAGATGGTTGTGCCTTCAGCCACCTCTACGGCTTTATTATCTATGATTAACTGTATATTTTTCATGACTGATGAAGGATTGCGTTAAACTTACATTTCTCGTAACAGATACCACACTTAATACATATATCCTGATGAATAAGGTGAGGCTTCTTCTTCTCGCCCGAGATAGCTCCTACAGGACAATTTCTTAGACATGCCGTACACCCAACACACATTTTAGCATCGATGGTATAATGTAAAAGATCCTTACACTGTCCTGCTTCACACTGTTTGTCTCTTACATGGCCTAAATATTCATGTTTAAAGTTCTTGAAAGTAGACAAGATAGGGTTCGGAGATGTCTGTCCCAAACCACACAACGAAGTGTCTTTAATAGTGTGTGACAAATCAATTAACTTCTCTAGATCTTTCTCTGTAGCCTCTCCTTTGGTCATCTTATTAAGTATCTCCCAAAGACGTTTATTTCCTATACGACAAGGGGCACACTTACCACACGATTCATCTAGGGTGAACTCTAAATAGAACTTCGATATAGCCACCATACAGTCATCCTCATCCATCACAATCATACCTCCCGATCCCATCATCGAACCTTCATCTAGCAGGGTCTCATAATCGATAGGCATATCCAACGAGCTCTCTGTTAAACAACCTCCCGAAGGACCACCAGTCTGTACCGACTTAAACTTCTTACCTCCTTTGATACCACCCCCAA
It encodes:
- a CDS encoding [FeFe] hydrogenase, group A, with product MKNIQLIIDNKAVEVAEGTTILEAAQKVGIHIPALCHMKMDDINIENRPGGCRICSVEVKGKRNLSPACATKCLDGMEVKTNTIRVIHARRNILELIISDHPYECLTCAKSGQCELQTMAQDLGIREIHFEGEKSTYREDFSKAIIRDMDKCILCRRCITMCSDFQTVHALSAVERGFEAVVSPAFHMDLNESSCTFCGQCVAVCPTGALSEADYSKDVIQALANPEYTVIAQTAPAVRAALGESFGYPVGTSVTGQMVTALKNLGFDYVFDTDFAADMTIMEESAELLERLTRHLEGDKTVKLPILTSCCPAWVRFIEQNFPDMKEIPSTTRSPQQIFGAIAKSYFAEKIGVPREKLIVVSIMPCVAKKYECERDEFKVDGDPDVNFSITTRELARLIKISNIDFKQLEPSEFDQPLGESTGAGLIFGTTGGVIEAATRTAYELQTGKKLENIDFESLRGMDAIRSATVDFDGLPIKIGIAHGLGHARKLLEEIQEGRCHYHAIEIMSCPGGCIGGGGQPFHHNKTSILLERQKAIYSEDKQMKIRKSHENASVMKVYEEFLGHPLSEKAEHLLHTSYFDRSSQITIDDSEM
- a CDS encoding NAD(P)H-dependent oxidoreductase subunit E — its product is MKTIKLSSFAIETVEEACSDFQYREDELINILHRCQHKLGYLPAEVQEIIAQKLQMSVAKVYGVVSFYSFFSMIPQGKHPISICMGTACYVRGAEKLVDEFKRQLRIDVGETTQDGNFSLSCLRCVGACGLAPIVMVGDKVYGRVSVKQVKDIICEYQKSLI
- a CDS encoding C69 family dipeptidase, whose protein sequence is MLKRLSSLFLGLFMLATYSSDACTNFLITKGASKDGSTMVTYAADSHSLYGELYFWPAADHAQGAMRDVYDWDSGKYLGQIPELSHTYQVVGNMNEHQLVIGETTFGGRSELHGQAGAVIDYGSLIYITLQRAKTAREAIKTMSDLMNKYGYYSSGESFSISDGNEVWIMEVIGKGEGEKGAVWVARRVPDGYVSGHANQARITTFPLNDPDNCLYSDDVISFAREKGFFKGKNKDFSFSDVYAPVDFGAARFCDARVWAAFNRIAPDMKQYEQYALGKVKYDKKGYATNRFPLWVKPTNKLSAKDVMDLMRDHYEGTALDMTQDVGAGPYKLPYRWRGLTWEVDSVKYCNERATSTQQTAFSFVGQSRADMPAAIGGVLWFGMDDTYSTCYTPIYCNIEEVPECFKIGNGDLLTWSSTSAFWVFNSVTNFCYSRYSDMIVDLKKVQDRIELESTALAPAVETAATALWNAGNKELAKKYLSDYSIMRAEKMTNEWRELGHYLMIKYLDGNVKKEKDGKFLRTKDNMPASPNHPGYPASYYRRVVKETGDHFKVIK
- the rplS gene encoding 50S ribosomal protein L19, with translation MDLMKVALDAIKAEGKEQELSFGAGDTVTINYRIVEGSKERIQKFRGVVIQVKGQSGQEMFTVRKMSGNVGVERIFPINSPFIDEIEVNRRGKVRRARIYYFRNLTGKKAKIKERKF